A single Tuberibacillus sp. Marseille-P3662 DNA region contains:
- a CDS encoding alpha/beta hydrolase: protein MKHIFNEGEELQPTFLLLHGTGGTERDLLPIADMINKDASVLSVRGNVSEQGMPRFFRRLAEGVFDEEDLIYRTKELHEFLDKAAVDHTFNRDEVIAVGYSNGANIAGSLLFHYGQTLKGAMLFHPMVPRRGIALPDLTGMPVFIAAGTNDPICHPDETKNLVGLLEQAGAVVELHWEDQGHQLTREEVQQAALWYQGLS, encoded by the coding sequence ATGAAACACATCTTCAATGAAGGAGAAGAGCTTCAACCTACATTTTTGTTATTGCATGGAACCGGTGGAACGGAACGTGATTTACTTCCAATTGCCGATATGATTAACAAGGATGCTTCAGTGTTAAGCGTACGCGGCAATGTGAGTGAACAGGGGATGCCGCGATTTTTCCGCAGGTTGGCCGAAGGGGTTTTTGATGAAGAAGACCTTATATATCGGACAAAAGAGTTGCACGAGTTTCTAGATAAAGCAGCCGTTGATCATACATTTAATCGAGATGAAGTCATAGCTGTTGGCTATTCGAATGGAGCCAATATCGCCGGGAGCTTGCTGTTTCACTATGGCCAAACGCTTAAAGGGGCCATGCTTTTCCATCCGATGGTCCCCCGACGTGGCATCGCATTGCCTGATTTGACAGGTATGCCGGTATTTATTGCTGCGGGGACGAACGATCCCATTTGTCATCCTGACGAGACCAAGAATTTGGTCGGATTACTTGAACAGGCTGGTGCAGTGGTTGAGCTCCATTGGGAGGACCAGGGTCATCAATTGACTCGCGAAGAAGTCCAGCAAGCCGCACTCTGGTATCAAGGCTTGTCATAG
- a CDS encoding ring-cleaving dioxygenase, producing the protein MSKTTKGIHHITAIAGDPQENIDFYAGVLGLRLVKKTVNFDDPGTYHLYFGNELGHPGTIMTFFPWAGVRQGRSGAGQVSVTSFVVPEQALPFWEKRLMAFDVSFQKVTRFDETYLQFTDPHGLQLELVARKAGENSQWLVADITPDVAIKGFGGAVLSSGSFDGTAEVLTDVLGLKQVSQDDQYLRFYAEGERGQVIDLKISPQAQGLMGAGTVHHIAWRAQDDEDQLEWRSHLSKNQLQPTDVKDRQYFNSVYFREHGGILFEIATDTPGFDTDESYENLGQALKLPQWLEQHRGKIEEILSPVDVQPMKGDRS; encoded by the coding sequence GTGTCGAAAACAACAAAGGGGATCCATCATATAACAGCTATTGCCGGTGATCCTCAAGAAAATATCGATTTTTACGCTGGTGTATTAGGACTGCGGTTAGTAAAAAAGACCGTCAACTTTGATGATCCAGGAACCTATCATCTCTATTTTGGTAACGAACTCGGTCATCCCGGCACGATTATGACCTTTTTCCCGTGGGCAGGTGTCCGGCAGGGACGTTCTGGCGCTGGCCAAGTTAGTGTTACGAGTTTTGTTGTACCTGAGCAGGCATTACCGTTTTGGGAGAAGCGATTGATGGCATTTGATGTCTCATTTCAAAAGGTGACCCGTTTCGATGAGACGTATTTACAATTTACCGACCCGCATGGCTTGCAACTAGAACTCGTCGCCCGCAAAGCGGGAGAGAACAGTCAATGGCTCGTGGCTGATATTACACCGGATGTTGCCATTAAAGGGTTTGGCGGTGCCGTTTTGTCATCGGGATCTTTTGACGGAACAGCTGAGGTTCTCACCGATGTCCTTGGTTTAAAACAAGTTAGTCAAGATGATCAGTATCTTCGTTTTTATGCAGAGGGGGAGCGGGGTCAAGTGATTGACCTTAAGATATCACCCCAAGCCCAAGGATTGATGGGAGCAGGCACCGTTCATCATATTGCCTGGCGCGCGCAGGATGATGAGGATCAACTCGAATGGCGCAGTCATCTCAGTAAAAATCAATTACAACCCACGGATGTTAAGGATCGCCAATACTTTAATTCTGTTTACTTTCGTGAACATGGCGGTATTCTATTTGAAATAGCAACAGATACGCCCGGATTCGATACAGATGAATCCTATGAGAATTTAGGTCAAGCTTTAAAGCTTCCACAATGGCTTGAACAACACCGTGGAAAGATTGAAGAGATTTTGAGCCCAGTTGACGTTCAACCTATGAAAGGGGACCGGTCATGA
- a CDS encoding TrkH family potassium uptake protein produces MLPIGFKRLTKFNFNPPQLLAIAFILSMVLGTILLKLPIATSQAISWVDALFTATSAITVTGLITVDTGSAYTLFGEIVILVLIQLGGLGVMTIAVLIYIMLGKKIGMRQRLIIQQALNQPSVGGVIRLVKKVVYYSLVIEGVAACFLALDWGPQFGWGKGIYYSLFHSVSAFNNAGFSIWSNSLMSFVNDPVVNIVITILFIMGGVGFTVLAELWGGHDFHRLSLHTKLMVTGTVILTILSMIVVFILEYNNPNTIGPMSTPEKMWASYFQAVTPRTAGFNTLDTGGLSHATQFFIMILMFIGAGSASTGGGIKLTTFIVLLLSTLAFLQGRKDITVFQRTIKFRIVQKSLALTMLSMLFVSLSAFILTITEHSAPFLEIMFEVISAFGTVGLSMGLTPELSVIGKLVVVIIMFCGKIGPLTLAFSFAKSRTANIRYPESDVLTG; encoded by the coding sequence ATGCTGCCTATAGGATTTAAACGGTTGACTAAATTCAATTTCAATCCACCTCAGCTATTGGCCATTGCTTTTATTTTAAGCATGGTATTAGGGACGATTTTATTAAAGTTACCCATTGCGACATCTCAAGCGATATCCTGGGTCGACGCCTTATTTACGGCAACCTCTGCCATTACAGTTACGGGACTCATCACTGTTGATACCGGTTCCGCTTATACTTTATTTGGGGAAATTGTGATTCTTGTTTTAATTCAGCTCGGAGGACTTGGTGTGATGACGATTGCTGTGCTGATTTATATCATGTTGGGTAAGAAAATCGGGATGCGGCAACGTCTTATCATTCAGCAGGCATTGAACCAACCTTCAGTAGGCGGTGTGATCCGGCTTGTGAAAAAGGTTGTTTATTATTCACTTGTGATTGAAGGAGTTGCAGCTTGCTTCTTAGCATTGGATTGGGGACCGCAGTTCGGCTGGGGAAAAGGCATTTATTATAGTTTGTTTCATTCAGTATCGGCGTTTAATAATGCAGGATTCTCGATTTGGTCTAATAGTTTGATGTCATTTGTTAATGATCCTGTTGTCAATATTGTGATAACGATTCTATTCATTATGGGAGGTGTAGGCTTTACTGTTTTAGCGGAATTATGGGGTGGGCATGATTTTCACCGGTTAAGCCTGCATACGAAACTCATGGTCACAGGAACCGTGATCTTAACGATCCTGAGTATGATCGTCGTTTTCATTTTAGAATATAACAATCCTAATACCATTGGTCCTATGTCAACACCGGAGAAAATGTGGGCGTCGTATTTTCAAGCTGTTACACCAAGGACAGCTGGTTTTAACACTTTGGATACAGGGGGGCTCTCACATGCGACACAGTTCTTTATTATGATTTTAATGTTTATTGGTGCCGGAAGTGCGTCAACGGGTGGAGGCATCAAATTAACCACTTTTATCGTCTTGTTATTATCGACGCTTGCTTTCCTTCAGGGAAGAAAGGACATCACAGTCTTTCAGCGCACCATTAAATTTCGTATTGTGCAAAAATCACTAGCTTTAACGATGTTGAGTATGTTGTTTGTCTCACTTTCGGCTTTTATATTAACGATTACAGAACATTCTGCTCCTTTCTTAGAAATCATGTTTGAAGTTATTTCAGCTTTCGGAACAGTGGGATTATCGATGGGACTAACGCCGGAACTATCGGTGATTGGTAAACTTGTTGTTGTCATCATCATGTTCTGTGGGAAAATCGGGCCGTTGACGCTAGCCTTCTCTTTTGCAAAAAGTCGAACAGCAAATATCCGTTACCCCGAGTCAGACGTACTTACTGGATAA
- a CDS encoding GNAT family N-acetyltransferase, producing MSELQSSNEIIKRSQQNSHVIYDVFLMGSNKVHPYHKGDIHGLISDIPVALVNCIEKANTLSSDIDTVIAEVTQDFIDRHVPVLWKIWPLGEPHHLSKCLEHYGYINAGIELAMSCDLTAIEDMDEAQAPLAIEKMSNDIHQQHFKDIFQKANGTDPLLAQFFVDLLATNTSSTLETYIGYAGSQHVTTLSVLYAHGVAGIYNIGTPASQARKGYATAITRFAMQQAKAKGYRYATLQSTPIGYNLYQRLGFQSHGEVQQYIYEPE from the coding sequence TTGTCTGAACTTCAGTCTTCCAATGAAATCATTAAGCGTTCCCAGCAGAACAGCCATGTCATCTATGATGTGTTTTTGATGGGATCAAATAAAGTCCATCCATATCATAAAGGCGACATTCACGGATTAATTTCCGATATTCCGGTTGCGTTAGTGAATTGTATTGAAAAAGCGAACACCTTGTCATCAGATATTGATACGGTCATCGCGGAAGTAACGCAAGACTTCATTGATCGTCACGTACCTGTTCTTTGGAAAATTTGGCCTCTGGGTGAACCCCATCATCTTAGCAAATGCCTTGAGCATTATGGTTATATAAACGCCGGTATCGAGCTAGCCATGAGCTGCGATTTAACAGCCATTGAAGACATGGACGAAGCTCAAGCACCGCTAGCTATTGAAAAGATGTCAAACGACATCCACCAGCAACATTTTAAAGATATTTTTCAAAAGGCTAATGGTACGGATCCTTTATTAGCTCAATTTTTCGTTGATTTGCTCGCCACTAATACATCGTCAACATTAGAAACCTATATCGGCTACGCCGGCAGTCAACATGTCACAACACTCTCCGTCCTCTATGCTCACGGGGTGGCAGGGATTTATAATATTGGAACTCCAGCCAGTCAAGCAAGAAAAGGCTATGCCACGGCCATCACCCGGTTTGCAATGCAGCAAGCGAAAGCCAAGGGCTACCGTTATGCAACTTTACAATCAACTCCGATTGGCTATAACCTTTACCAACGTCTTGGATTCCAAAGCCATGGCGAAGTGCAACAATATATATATGAACCGGAATAA
- a CDS encoding APC family permease yields the protein MEEREKLDRTLKPRWVWAIAFGSAVGWGAFVLPTDWLAKAGPLAAAIGFFIGAILMIIIGISYGYLIKNHPVSGGEFAYAYLGFGRNHAFFAGWFLVLGYMSIVALNASALALLVKFTLPEIAKVGLMYQIAGWNVYAGEVIIACLALIVFAILNIRGASITGRTQFIFCLLLILGIIILSISMFSHPDTVTTNLEPLFKPGVPAISAILSIVAIAPWAYVGFDNIPQAAEEFNFSPKKAVWLIIFALLAAAITYSVMIFSTAVAAPWTELVQQESIWGTGDAVSSVLGQVGVLILSLALLMGVFTGLNGFYVSSSRLLFAMGRAQILPRSFAKLHPKYNTPYVGILFTCGITLMAPFFGREVLLWIVDMTSVGVTIAYFYCCAVAFKKIAWSSQSTTAEGEVSPLRKTIAFIGMLSGAAFLGLLIIPGAPGFLSTPSWVALLVWMVLGIVFYIAKARTFHKIPESELDYLILGDQENRK from the coding sequence ATGGAAGAACGTGAGAAATTAGATCGAACGTTAAAGCCGCGTTGGGTATGGGCAATTGCCTTTGGTTCTGCGGTTGGTTGGGGAGCATTTGTCCTTCCGACGGATTGGTTGGCGAAGGCCGGGCCTTTGGCTGCCGCGATCGGCTTTTTTATCGGTGCCATTTTAATGATAATCATTGGGATCAGCTACGGGTATTTAATTAAAAACCACCCTGTATCAGGTGGTGAATTTGCTTACGCTTATCTTGGTTTCGGGCGTAATCATGCCTTCTTTGCGGGCTGGTTTCTTGTACTTGGGTATATGAGTATCGTGGCACTGAATGCTAGTGCATTGGCATTGCTTGTCAAATTCACGCTTCCGGAGATCGCTAAAGTTGGTTTAATGTACCAAATCGCTGGATGGAATGTCTACGCAGGAGAAGTCATTATTGCCTGTTTGGCTCTAATCGTCTTTGCTATCTTAAACATTCGTGGGGCGAGTATTACTGGACGGACGCAATTTATTTTTTGCCTTTTATTGATTTTAGGAATTATTATTTTATCGATCAGTATGTTCAGTCATCCTGATACGGTGACAACAAACCTTGAGCCGTTATTTAAGCCTGGTGTCCCGGCTATTTCCGCGATTTTATCTATCGTCGCGATTGCCCCGTGGGCTTATGTTGGGTTTGACAATATTCCCCAGGCAGCTGAGGAATTTAATTTTTCTCCAAAGAAAGCGGTATGGTTAATTATTTTCGCACTATTGGCAGCGGCTATTACCTATTCCGTCATGATATTCTCAACGGCTGTAGCTGCTCCTTGGACTGAGCTCGTTCAGCAGGAATCGATTTGGGGGACGGGTGATGCCGTATCGTCAGTGCTTGGACAAGTTGGTGTACTCATCTTATCCTTGGCTTTACTTATGGGTGTATTCACCGGCCTCAATGGTTTTTATGTTTCTTCCAGCCGGTTATTGTTTGCTATGGGACGTGCGCAAATTTTGCCCCGGTCTTTCGCAAAATTGCATCCAAAGTATAATACACCGTATGTCGGCATTCTGTTCACATGTGGCATCACTTTAATGGCCCCGTTTTTCGGACGCGAAGTTTTACTATGGATCGTGGATATGACTTCGGTCGGTGTAACGATTGCTTATTTCTACTGCTGTGCCGTCGCCTTCAAGAAAATTGCTTGGAGCTCGCAATCAACAACAGCTGAAGGAGAAGTCTCACCGCTGAGAAAAACAATTGCTTTCATAGGGATGTTATCTGGGGCTGCATTCCTTGGCTTGCTGATTATCCCGGGTGCCCCAGGCTTTCTAAGTACACCATCATGGGTCGCACTGCTCGTATGGATGGTCTTAGGCATTGTGTTTTATATTGCTAAAGCACGTACCTTTCATAAAATCCCTGAATCTGAACTTGATTATTTGATATTAGGTGATCAGGAAAATAGAAAGTGA
- the galT gene encoding UDP-glucose--hexose-1-phosphate uridylyltransferase, protein MQIARDIERLIQYGLEKQLITSWDWSLTRNKILDVLDLKGIEPVEVEKEWQASPVDILSNILNWAAEHDRLPDNTVTERDLLDTKLMGCLVPSQTEVIRQFQEIMKKDGPKQATADFYRFSKDVNYIRTDRIAKNEQWLTPTDYGEIEITINLSKPEKDPKAIAAAKGSQLDIQYPQCVLCKENVGYTGRLDHPARQNHRIIPVTLQGEQWYLQYSPYVYYNEHCIVLKEDHVPMDINKATFDRLLAFVETYPHYFLGSNADLPIVGGSVLSHDHFQGGHHEFPMAKAGMDEPIEFPNFPNVKAGIVKWPMSVIRLQSEDPDTLSDLAGMIFDAWVRYSDPSVSIYASTNGERHNTITPIARRRGDWFELDLVLRNNRTSEAHPLGIFHPHANVHHIKKENIGLIEVMGLAVLPGRLKEELEQLGRFLADDVNDAPSPDDERIHKHLDWGRQIKTKYSEVKSSNVNAILEQEIGQVFATILEHAGVFKRDEEGQQAFRRFISTVK, encoded by the coding sequence ATTCAAATTGCTCGAGATATTGAACGCCTCATTCAATACGGTCTTGAAAAACAACTGATCACTTCCTGGGATTGGTCGCTGACCAGGAATAAAATATTAGATGTATTAGATTTGAAAGGAATTGAACCAGTCGAGGTTGAAAAGGAATGGCAGGCATCACCGGTTGACATTCTGAGTAACATTCTAAATTGGGCCGCTGAACATGACAGACTACCTGATAACACCGTGACCGAACGGGATTTGTTAGATACGAAACTTATGGGGTGTCTCGTCCCATCGCAAACGGAAGTGATCCGCCAGTTTCAAGAAATAATGAAAAAAGACGGCCCCAAACAAGCAACAGCTGATTTTTATCGATTTTCTAAAGACGTTAATTATATACGGACGGATCGGATTGCAAAGAACGAACAGTGGCTCACGCCGACGGATTACGGTGAGATAGAAATCACCATTAATTTATCAAAACCTGAGAAGGATCCTAAGGCGATTGCGGCCGCAAAAGGCTCGCAATTGGATATTCAATATCCGCAGTGTGTATTGTGTAAGGAAAATGTTGGATACACGGGTCGCCTTGATCACCCGGCCCGGCAGAACCACCGCATCATACCAGTCACATTGCAAGGTGAACAATGGTACTTGCAATATTCACCGTATGTCTATTACAACGAACACTGTATTGTTTTAAAAGAAGATCATGTACCGATGGACATTAACAAAGCCACATTTGACCGGCTGCTGGCATTTGTGGAGACATACCCACACTATTTTCTTGGTTCCAATGCAGATCTTCCCATCGTCGGAGGTTCGGTACTGAGTCATGATCATTTCCAAGGTGGTCATCACGAATTTCCGATGGCCAAAGCAGGTATGGATGAGCCGATTGAATTTCCAAACTTCCCGAATGTCAAAGCCGGGATTGTCAAGTGGCCGATGTCGGTTATCCGCTTACAATCGGAAGATCCGGATACCTTATCTGATCTTGCCGGTATGATTTTTGATGCTTGGGTTCGTTATAGTGATCCGTCTGTTAGTATTTATGCATCAACAAATGGTGAGCGTCATAATACGATCACTCCGATTGCAAGACGCCGCGGGGACTGGTTCGAACTTGACCTTGTTTTACGTAACAATCGTACATCAGAAGCACATCCGTTAGGCATTTTTCATCCCCATGCTAATGTCCATCATATCAAAAAGGAAAACATCGGTTTAATCGAGGTCATGGGCCTTGCGGTATTACCAGGACGATTAAAAGAAGAGTTGGAACAATTGGGCCGATTTTTAGCGGATGATGTTAATGATGCTCCTAGCCCCGATGATGAACGGATTCATAAACACCTTGATTGGGGCAGGCAGATCAAGACCAAGTATTCAGAAGTTAAATCGAGCAATGTTAACGCAATTTTGGAACAGGAAATCGGGCAAGTGTTTGCAACGATATTGGAACATGCTGGTGTCTTTAAAAGAGATGAGGAAGGTCAACAAGCGTTTCGCCGTTTTATCAGTACCGTCAAGTGA
- the galE gene encoding UDP-glucose 4-epimerase GalE, giving the protein MAVLVCGGAGYIGSHAAAHVLERGQEVVVIDNLQKGHAHSIFNEATFYNGDLRDESFLDRVFTDNNIEAVMHFAADSLVGESVEDPLKYYDNNVGGAICLLKAMHRHGVKSIVFSSTAAVYGEPDQVPIQETDRTEPTNPYGETKLAIENMLKWADIAYGIKYVVLRYFNVAGAHLKGGLGEDHEPETHLIPIVLQVALGKRNQVAIFGDDYPTPDGTCIRDYIHVTDLVAAHILAIDHLRESQQSGVYNLGSGTGFSVKEVIEAARRVTGHEIPAYVSPRRSGDPAKLVAASDKAKCVLGWKPQYTDMETMIGTAWQWFKQHPHGYGS; this is encoded by the coding sequence ATGGCGGTTTTAGTATGTGGCGGTGCTGGTTATATTGGCAGTCACGCCGCTGCTCATGTTTTGGAGCGCGGGCAAGAGGTTGTTGTGATTGACAATTTACAGAAAGGGCATGCCCATTCAATTTTTAATGAAGCGACGTTCTATAATGGTGATTTGCGCGACGAATCGTTTCTTGACCGGGTGTTTACTGACAATAACATTGAGGCGGTCATGCACTTCGCTGCTGATTCACTCGTTGGTGAAAGTGTAGAAGATCCATTAAAGTATTATGACAATAACGTGGGTGGTGCGATTTGTCTGCTAAAAGCCATGCATCGGCACGGCGTCAAGAGTATCGTGTTTTCATCAACAGCGGCGGTTTACGGAGAACCTGATCAAGTCCCGATTCAAGAAACGGATCGGACTGAACCGACCAACCCTTATGGGGAGACCAAACTCGCAATCGAAAACATGTTAAAATGGGCGGATATAGCTTATGGGATAAAATACGTGGTGCTCCGTTATTTTAATGTTGCTGGTGCCCACCTTAAAGGTGGTCTAGGTGAAGACCATGAGCCTGAAACCCATCTGATTCCGATTGTTCTTCAAGTAGCCCTTGGGAAGCGGAATCAAGTTGCGATTTTTGGCGATGATTATCCAACACCTGATGGGACGTGTATCCGTGATTATATTCACGTAACCGATTTGGTTGCTGCCCATATTTTAGCGATCGATCATTTAAGAGAGAGCCAACAAAGTGGTGTTTACAATCTCGGAAGCGGGACAGGATTTTCCGTTAAAGAGGTGATTGAAGCGGCAAGACGTGTTACGGGTCATGAGATTCCCGCTTATGTCAGCCCGCGTCGATCCGGTGATCCAGCCAAATTAGTCGCAGCATCTGACAAGGCGAAATGTGTGTTGGGCTGGAAGCCGCAATATACGGACATGGAAACGATGATCGGTACCGCTTGGCAATGGTTCAAGCAGCATCCGCATGGTTATGGATCTTAA
- a CDS encoding galactokinase, producing MIKELVRQFNQIFGDDGAKPRTFFAPGRVNLIGEHTDYNGGYVFPCGLDIGTYAVVRIRGDQRIRMMSHNFNDRGVIEYDLNDVTYDDAHDWANYPKGVIKVMSDKGWPLECGFDVLYYGNLPHGTGLSSSASIELVTAVMLKALFNVETTMLDLVQLAQQAENDFVGVSCGIMDMFAIGMSKQDSAILLNCHTLEYQYSPLKLEDASLVITNSQKPRSLADSKYNERRRECERALKDLQRALNIATLADLSPEHFETYQHLIKNDIDRKRAKHVIYENQRTISAVHHLQAGDVQSFGKLMNASHVSLRDDYEVTGDELDTLAQAAWEIAGVMGSRMTGAGFGGCTVSIVKDGALDSFKDYVGQQYREQMGREAEFYVLNVGDGAREII from the coding sequence ATGATAAAAGAACTGGTGCGACAGTTTAATCAAATATTCGGAGATGATGGTGCCAAGCCAAGAACGTTCTTTGCTCCGGGGCGAGTGAATCTGATTGGCGAGCATACCGATTATAATGGGGGCTATGTGTTTCCTTGTGGGCTTGATATTGGGACTTATGCGGTGGTTCGTATACGTGGTGATCAGAGGATCAGAATGATGTCACACAATTTTAATGATAGGGGTGTGATTGAATATGATTTGAATGATGTAACGTATGATGATGCGCATGATTGGGCTAATTATCCCAAAGGTGTGATCAAAGTCATGTCTGACAAAGGATGGCCTTTAGAATGTGGCTTTGATGTACTTTATTATGGCAATTTACCTCATGGCACAGGGTTGTCATCCTCAGCCTCAATTGAACTGGTGACAGCCGTCATGTTAAAAGCGTTGTTCAATGTGGAGACCACCATGCTTGATCTTGTCCAATTGGCTCAACAGGCTGAAAATGATTTCGTCGGTGTCAGCTGTGGGATTATGGATATGTTTGCAATCGGAATGAGCAAGCAAGACAGCGCGATTCTTTTAAACTGTCATACTCTTGAATATCAATATAGTCCGTTGAAATTAGAGGATGCTTCCTTAGTGATTACGAATAGCCAAAAGCCGCGGTCATTGGCTGATTCCAAGTATAACGAGCGCCGGCGTGAATGTGAGCGGGCCCTTAAGGATTTGCAAAGAGCACTCAATATCGCTACATTGGCTGATTTAAGTCCTGAACATTTTGAGACCTATCAACACCTCATCAAAAATGACATAGATCGCAAGCGGGCGAAGCATGTTATCTATGAAAATCAACGAACGATTTCAGCGGTTCACCATTTACAAGCTGGTGATGTCCAGTCATTCGGAAAACTGATGAACGCATCACACGTTTCCTTGCGTGATGATTATGAAGTAACAGGTGATGAATTAGACACACTTGCCCAGGCTGCATGGGAAATAGCTGGTGTGATGGGGTCACGTATGACCGGTGCCGGTTTTGGTGGCTGTACCGTGAGCATTGTCAAAGATGGTGCGCTGGATTCATTTAAGGACTATGTCGGGCAGCAATATAGGGAACAGATGGGCCGGGAAGCGGAATTTTACGTTTTAAATGTCGGTGATGGTGCCCGAGAAATCATATAG
- a CDS encoding ROK family transcriptional regulator — MHSKYQTGSFELMKTMNRSLILNTIREKGPVSRAEIAKLTELTPPTVSNVVKQLLASGIVIETTQGESNGGRKPTMLIINAQNFYVVGLDVGPKVIRFALTDLNGSIMHHLELSIDVGVHNHGLLELMKRGIQTLITKISPEREKMIGIGIGMHGIVDVDQGMSKFAPNLNLRDIPIKATLEETFGVVVKVENDARVMALGEVWFGQGQNYRHVMTVNVGHGIGAGLTINGELYHGHSFLAGEIGHMSIDLSGPKCPCGSYGCLQTFASGPAIAERVKKELASGQASSINEHIDHLDQINGKMVYDAAQEGDELCLNILQQTGRYLGIGLTNLIHVINPEYIILTGGVAKAGDILLDPIKATIAERGITSAAKQTKVAVSKLGDHSAAVGAVTLILTELFSSDSSHISA, encoded by the coding sequence ATGCATTCAAAGTATCAGACAGGCAGCTTCGAATTAATGAAGACGATGAACCGTTCGTTAATTTTAAATACAATTAGGGAAAAAGGTCCTGTTTCCAGAGCCGAAATTGCGAAATTGACTGAGTTAACCCCGCCCACCGTGAGCAATGTCGTCAAGCAATTGCTCGCGTCCGGTATCGTCATAGAAACCACTCAGGGTGAATCCAACGGCGGCCGTAAACCGACCATGCTCATTATTAATGCTCAAAATTTTTATGTGGTGGGTTTGGACGTAGGGCCGAAAGTCATTCGTTTTGCCTTAACGGATCTGAATGGATCGATCATGCATCATCTTGAACTATCTATTGATGTCGGCGTTCATAATCATGGCTTACTGGAACTGATGAAGCGAGGCATTCAAACCCTTATCACGAAAATCAGCCCTGAACGGGAGAAAATGATTGGTATTGGTATTGGAATGCATGGCATTGTCGATGTTGACCAAGGTATGTCTAAGTTTGCACCAAACTTAAATTTAAGAGATATACCGATCAAGGCTACGCTTGAGGAAACCTTCGGCGTGGTTGTTAAAGTCGAGAATGATGCGCGCGTTATGGCCTTAGGTGAAGTTTGGTTTGGTCAAGGTCAAAACTATCGTCACGTCATGACCGTCAATGTCGGTCATGGTATCGGAGCCGGATTAACAATCAACGGCGAATTATATCACGGCCACAGTTTTCTGGCTGGCGAAATTGGACATATGAGTATCGATTTGTCAGGCCCCAAATGCCCATGCGGCAGTTATGGTTGTCTGCAAACATTCGCATCAGGTCCAGCGATTGCTGAACGCGTCAAAAAGGAACTGGCCTCAGGACAAGCCAGTTCGATCAATGAACATATCGATCATCTTGATCAAATCAATGGAAAAATGGTTTACGATGCTGCACAAGAAGGTGATGAACTATGCCTAAATATTTTACAACAAACAGGACGTTATCTTGGCATTGGTTTAACCAATTTGATCCATGTCATCAACCCCGAATACATCATCCTTACCGGCGGTGTCGCAAAAGCCGGCGATATTCTCTTAGATCCGATCAAAGCAACGATAGCCGAACGCGGAATAACATCGGCCGCGAAACAAACGAAAGTGGCTGTATCCAAACTTGGGGATCATTCCGCCGCCGTCGGTGCCGTCACTTTAATATTAACTGAACTGTTTTCTTCCGACTCATCTCATATTTCAGCTTAA